In one Spirosoma rigui genomic region, the following are encoded:
- a CDS encoding sigma-70 family RNA polymerase sigma factor, protein MRQLKISKQITNRESQSLDKYLQEIGKVDLLTPDEEVTLAQKIREGDQLSLERLTKANLRFVVSVAKQYQNQGLSLGDLINEGNLGLIKAAQRFDETRGFKFISYAVWWIRQSILQALAEQSRIVRLPLNRVGSLNKISKTFSDLEQKFEREPSPEELAAVLEISAAEVVDTLKISGRHVSMDAPFVQGEENSLLDVLENDGEDKPDSGLINDSLRKEVQRALSTLTQREADVITLYFGLNGEHAMTLEEIGEKFNLTRERVRQIKEKAIRRLRHTSRSKALKTYLG, encoded by the coding sequence ATGAGACAGCTAAAGATTTCAAAACAAATTACCAACCGCGAGAGCCAGTCGTTAGACAAGTACTTGCAGGAAATTGGTAAAGTAGACCTGCTTACCCCCGACGAGGAGGTAACACTGGCCCAGAAAATTCGTGAGGGGGACCAGCTCTCACTCGAGCGTTTAACGAAAGCCAACTTACGTTTCGTCGTATCGGTGGCTAAACAATATCAGAATCAGGGTCTTTCACTGGGCGATTTGATTAACGAAGGTAATCTTGGGTTGATCAAGGCTGCTCAGCGATTCGATGAGACCCGGGGGTTCAAGTTCATTTCGTACGCCGTATGGTGGATTCGCCAATCGATTTTGCAGGCCCTAGCCGAGCAATCCCGCATTGTGCGCCTGCCCCTGAACCGGGTAGGTTCACTGAACAAGATTTCCAAGACTTTCTCCGACCTCGAACAGAAGTTTGAGCGGGAGCCGTCGCCGGAAGAATTGGCAGCCGTACTCGAAATCTCGGCGGCCGAAGTTGTCGACACCTTAAAGATCTCGGGTCGTCACGTATCGATGGATGCACCGTTCGTTCAGGGTGAAGAAAACAGCCTGCTCGACGTACTTGAAAACGATGGGGAAGACAAGCCTGATTCAGGCCTGATCAATGACTCGCTGCGCAAAGAAGTGCAACGGGCGTTGTCGACGCTGACCCAGCGTGAAGCCGATGTGATCACGCTTTACTTCGGTCTGAACGGTGAACATGCCATGACGCTCGAAGAGATTGGTGAGAAATTCAACCTGACCCGCGAACGGGTTCGGCAGATAAAAGAGAAAGCCATACGTCGGCTGCGCCATACGTCCCGGTCGAAAGCACTGAAGACGTATCTGGGCTAA
- a CDS encoding HU domain-containing protein, whose amino-acid sequence MASVKDYLKKLLYQYDCVVVPELGAFLTHYQPASFTESSGLFLPPRKRVAFNEALRLDDGILANYIMLHEPVTREGAQRYISQFVSELRQKIAATGRFELDGIGTFTANEENRLQFDPSLRHNFYGDAYGMSAISAQSLVTESIEAVVSLPSSTAVGPVLVQEEVTLLPMPRSRPQYWRVAAAAILVGSLGFFSYFSVIKPGQPLQSSLDPAMLLRVPATLFERTTPAAKPAETPVKSVTVAPVTPPVAEPAPAVVATPAVKPVAPSPTIAKPTVDPKPAPVAASAPARKPAEAVVATVSPRTTPYFTIIAGSFSSKRNALKLKRQLTKAGYTDAFVIAPSRKGQLFKVAAAGADSREEALMGIEPISKIARTSPWIYKN is encoded by the coding sequence ATGGCTTCCGTAAAAGACTACCTCAAAAAACTGCTGTACCAGTATGACTGCGTTGTCGTGCCGGAACTGGGTGCTTTTCTGACCCATTACCAACCAGCATCCTTTACGGAGTCAAGTGGGTTGTTTTTGCCACCCCGCAAGCGGGTTGCCTTCAACGAAGCCCTCCGGCTGGACGATGGCATTCTGGCCAATTACATCATGCTTCATGAGCCGGTTACCCGCGAGGGTGCCCAGCGATACATCAGCCAGTTCGTGAGTGAGCTGCGGCAGAAAATTGCGGCTACGGGTCGGTTTGAACTCGATGGCATCGGCACGTTCACGGCCAACGAAGAAAATAGACTTCAGTTTGATCCCAGTCTTCGGCACAATTTCTACGGTGATGCTTATGGCATGAGTGCAATTTCGGCGCAGTCGCTGGTCACCGAGTCAATCGAAGCCGTTGTGAGCCTGCCTTCATCGACCGCCGTTGGTCCGGTGCTGGTGCAGGAAGAAGTTACATTACTTCCTATGCCCCGCTCCCGCCCTCAATACTGGCGGGTGGCAGCAGCCGCCATTCTGGTTGGGTCACTTGGTTTCTTCAGCTATTTCTCGGTCATCAAACCAGGGCAACCTCTGCAGAGCAGCCTGGATCCTGCTATGCTTCTGCGCGTTCCGGCTACGCTCTTCGAGCGCACGACGCCCGCAGCCAAGCCTGCTGAGACGCCGGTTAAATCAGTGACGGTTGCTCCCGTTACTCCGCCTGTCGCCGAGCCAGCACCCGCCGTTGTGGCAACTCCTGCTGTAAAGCCCGTCGCTCCTAGCCCCACGATAGCAAAACCAACGGTTGATCCTAAGCCGGCACCCGTTGCTGCAAGCGCTCCCGCACGGAAACCCGCTGAGGCAGTAGTGGCTACGGTGTCGCCACGCACCACGCCTTATTTCACCATCATTGCCGGTAGTTTTTCGAGCAAGCGGAATGCGCTGAAGCTTAAACGCCAGTTGACCAAAGCCGGGTACACCGACGCATTTGTAATCGCTCCATCGCGGAAAGGTCAGTTGTTTAAAGTAGCCGCTGCCGGTGCTGACAGTCGCGAAGAGGCCCTAATGGGTATTGAGCCAATCAGCAAGATTGCCCGGACATCGCCCTGGATCTACAAGAATTAA
- a CDS encoding tetratricopeptide repeat protein, with protein sequence MPYLQYQPVQYQLLPRLARGSLYGLILGLLTMLAASAQRTQSYSEPDYHYRNGLELFEKANYAAARYEFRQYLEPRRGNGSQTLLNTSDQNAVEAEYYIALTSLYVDEPGAELLVDRFVKNHSQHPKAGQLYGDLGTYYYTRQDYPKAIGFLEKAVAQGGNSASQTAYSYQLAIAYYNTQDLQKALPLLNKVKTDPNSPDAPAASYYAGVINFRNKNYNEAVADFRRVESNPIYQNQVPNWIAQALYRQRRYDELLSYTEPLLRRNNGAGLSEVALFTAEVFYQQNQFAKAIPYYKQYVNATGTKAPAAVKFRYGQSLFRTGAYPDAITQLKPLAGGKDTTAQYAAYTLGVSYLQTQNPTFALTAFDQAGRLSFNREIQEEALFNHAKLQVDQNRGADAVRELTAFLKQYPDSKFENEANELVGEAYFASNNYPAAIAYIEGLKKRTPKINATYQRLTYNQGVSDFNAERYQQAVANLDKSLRYPVDNALQQAAQFWKAESYSAGKQYDTAIPLYASIAKGGAGEYATKSLYALGYAYYNKKDYTRALPYFRDFVSRGASADDQAQVQDATLRLADSYFAGKQYDNAMRYYDQAIAQNAPDKDYASYQKAVILSYVGRDAEAKAQFDQVQRQYPNSRFVDESLFQTANVDFEKGAYQVAIRGFTKLIQDKPNSSLVPAALLKRAIAYGNLQQYDPAVADYKRILSDFGDSEQAKSALLGIQNTLNDAGRPEEFSQVLGQYKKGNPGSTDVERVQFDNAKNIYFSEKYAQAIQSLLAFMQEYPASPGTNEARFYLAESYRQTNDPANALRYYNLIVTDNRSEFLVRAATRAAELELKQKNYPQAVRNYRSILNKADSKADQVTAQLGLMDTYFVYPKLDSAATLAREVLTVGNVVPGAQNRAQLMLGKVAFAKNDYKTAQAEFEKTIALAKDVNGAEAQYYLGDIQYRQKKYKESVATLLKFNELFADFEYWKGKAFILVADNNVAQEEFAQAKAVLNSIIENSTNEVIIAEAKQKLAGLESKN encoded by the coding sequence ATGCCCTATCTTCAATACCAACCGGTTCAGTACCAGTTGCTACCTCGTTTAGCCAGGGGGTCGCTTTATGGCCTGATCCTTGGGTTGCTTACTATGCTGGCCGCTTCGGCGCAGCGTACGCAGAGTTACTCCGAACCCGATTACCACTACCGGAATGGCCTCGAACTGTTTGAAAAGGCCAACTATGCCGCGGCCCGCTACGAGTTTCGGCAGTACCTGGAACCGCGCCGGGGCAACGGCTCCCAAACCCTCCTGAATACGTCTGATCAGAATGCGGTCGAAGCCGAATACTACATTGCCCTGACGAGCCTGTATGTTGATGAGCCAGGCGCCGAACTCCTCGTCGACCGGTTTGTCAAAAACCACAGCCAGCATCCTAAAGCCGGACAGCTGTACGGCGATCTGGGTACCTATTATTATACCCGGCAGGATTATCCTAAAGCAATCGGCTTTCTCGAGAAAGCCGTAGCCCAGGGCGGGAATAGTGCCAGCCAGACGGCTTACTCCTACCAGCTGGCGATTGCCTATTACAACACGCAGGATTTGCAGAAGGCGCTCCCCCTGCTGAATAAGGTTAAAACCGATCCGAACTCGCCCGACGCTCCAGCGGCTTCGTACTATGCCGGGGTCATTAACTTCCGCAACAAGAATTACAACGAAGCCGTCGCCGATTTCCGGCGGGTAGAGTCGAACCCGATCTATCAGAATCAGGTACCGAACTGGATCGCACAGGCACTTTACCGCCAGCGCCGATACGATGAGCTGCTCAGCTATACCGAACCGCTGCTGCGCCGAAATAACGGGGCCGGACTGAGCGAAGTGGCGCTGTTTACCGCCGAAGTTTTTTATCAGCAGAATCAGTTTGCCAAGGCTATTCCCTATTACAAACAGTACGTCAACGCCACGGGAACCAAAGCCCCGGCGGCCGTCAAGTTTCGGTATGGGCAGTCGCTGTTCCGGACTGGTGCATATCCCGATGCCATCACGCAGCTGAAACCGCTGGCCGGGGGTAAAGACACCACCGCCCAATACGCGGCTTACACGCTCGGCGTGAGCTACCTGCAAACGCAGAATCCTACCTTCGCGCTGACCGCTTTCGATCAGGCGGGCCGGTTATCATTCAACCGGGAAATTCAGGAAGAAGCCCTCTTCAACCACGCCAAGCTCCAGGTTGATCAAAACCGCGGAGCCGATGCCGTTCGGGAACTCACCGCTTTCCTGAAGCAGTATCCCGACAGCAAGTTTGAGAACGAAGCCAACGAACTGGTCGGCGAAGCGTACTTTGCGTCGAACAATTATCCGGCCGCCATTGCCTATATCGAAGGACTGAAAAAGCGAACGCCCAAGATCAACGCTACGTACCAGCGGCTTACCTATAACCAGGGCGTGAGCGACTTCAACGCTGAGCGGTACCAGCAGGCAGTTGCCAACCTGGACAAATCGCTCCGGTATCCCGTCGACAACGCCCTGCAACAGGCGGCTCAGTTCTGGAAAGCAGAATCCTACTCTGCCGGCAAGCAGTATGATACAGCCATTCCCCTCTACGCCAGCATTGCCAAGGGTGGGGCGGGTGAGTATGCGACGAAAAGCCTGTATGCTTTGGGATATGCGTACTATAACAAGAAAGATTACACCCGGGCCCTCCCCTATTTCCGTGATTTCGTGAGCCGGGGCGCATCGGCCGACGATCAGGCCCAGGTTCAGGATGCCACGCTCCGGCTGGCCGACTCCTACTTTGCGGGTAAGCAGTATGACAATGCCATGCGCTACTATGATCAGGCTATTGCCCAGAACGCGCCGGACAAAGATTACGCATCCTATCAGAAGGCCGTTATCCTGAGCTACGTGGGCCGCGATGCCGAAGCTAAAGCGCAGTTCGATCAGGTACAGCGGCAGTATCCAAATTCCCGATTCGTCGATGAATCGCTGTTCCAGACCGCCAACGTCGACTTTGAAAAAGGCGCTTACCAGGTGGCCATTCGTGGTTTTACGAAACTCATTCAGGACAAACCCAATAGTTCCCTAGTACCGGCAGCCCTGTTGAAGCGGGCTATCGCGTATGGCAACTTGCAGCAATACGACCCGGCCGTGGCCGATTACAAACGTATCCTGAGCGATTTCGGGGACTCGGAGCAGGCGAAAAGTGCGCTGCTGGGAATTCAAAATACACTGAACGACGCGGGTCGGCCGGAGGAGTTCTCGCAGGTACTGGGTCAGTACAAGAAGGGAAACCCCGGTAGTACCGATGTTGAACGGGTGCAGTTCGACAATGCCAAGAATATTTACTTCAGCGAGAAGTACGCTCAGGCTATCCAGTCGCTGCTGGCCTTCATGCAGGAATACCCGGCCAGCCCCGGTACCAACGAAGCCCGGTTCTACCTAGCCGAGTCCTACCGCCAGACCAACGATCCTGCCAACGCGCTACGCTATTACAACCTCATTGTTACCGACAACCGGTCGGAGTTTCTGGTGCGGGCGGCCACGCGGGCAGCCGAGCTGGAGCTTAAACAGAAGAACTACCCGCAGGCGGTTCGCAACTATCGGTCTATTCTGAACAAGGCCGATAGTAAAGCGGATCAGGTTACGGCGCAGCTCGGCCTGATGGATACCTACTTTGTGTATCCAAAACTGGATTCGGCGGCAACGCTTGCCCGTGAAGTATTAACCGTGGGCAACGTTGTTCCGGGCGCTCAGAACCGGGCCCAGCTGATGCTGGGGAAGGTTGCCTTCGCCAAAAATGACTACAAGACGGCCCAGGCGGAGTTCGAAAAAACCATTGCCCTGGCCAAAGATGTAAACGGGGCCGAAGCCCAGTACTACCTCGGTGACATCCAGTATCGGCAGAAGAAATACAAGGAATCGGTGGCGACGCTGTTGAAGTTCAACGAACTCTTCGCCGATTTTGAATACTGGAAAGGCAAGGCGTTCATTCTGGTGGCCGACAATAATGTAGCCCAGGAGGAATTCGCGCAGGCGAAAGCGGTTCTAAACTCTATCATCGAAAATTCGACTAACGAAGTCATCATTGCCGAAGCAAAGCAAAAGCTGGCCGGATTAGAATCAAAAAACTAA
- a CDS encoding M61 family metallopeptidase — translation MKKNARLLYLITVWTLFAPLFSHANTTLPGDDTPPAPTPSITYVLSMPEPQTHYFEVEMQVKNSVAATSARRNRSDGQGYVDIKMPVWTPGSYLIREYAKNVEGFTATASGKKVNSDKVRKNTWRVYAEDNDLTIRYRVYANELTVRTSFVDIDHGYVTPAGVFMYIDALKAIPHRVVVQPYKAWKNVATGLKPVAGANYTYEAANFDILVDSPIEIGNHKTFTFTATNVPHTVAMFGDADYNEQRLAADYKRVCEAAATVVGEHPCTDYTFIVHHIPPGGGGLEHLNSTTLETNRYAYSTEANYKGFLTLVAHEYFHLWNVKRIRPIALGPFDYENENYTHMLWLSEGCTSFYEDNILRRAGFHTPEAYLGIVANDITQIENQPGNRVQSATESSWDAWIKGYRPNENSSNTTISYYSKGSVLGSLLNLAILAGSNGERSMDDLMRYLYAEYYKKQQRGFTDDEFRRAAEQIAGRKLDDFFTIALNTADPINYNAYFEPVGLQLVNVAGKSQDGYLGAATTVMNGKSTVTSVRRGSAAYTDGLNVGDEIISVNGFRVGDDLLRFVSGRRVGETIQLVVNRSGQLRELPIKLTQNPLVSYRLEPLPNQTAAQKALYTKWLFIK, via the coding sequence ATGAAAAAAAACGCCCGGCTCCTGTATTTAATTACTGTCTGGACACTTTTTGCTCCCCTTTTTTCCCACGCCAATACCACCCTGCCGGGCGATGATACGCCCCCCGCTCCGACACCCAGCATAACCTACGTCCTGTCCATGCCGGAGCCGCAAACGCACTACTTCGAGGTGGAAATGCAGGTGAAAAACAGCGTAGCCGCAACCAGTGCCCGCCGGAACCGTAGCGACGGACAGGGGTATGTCGATATCAAAATGCCAGTCTGGACGCCGGGCTCCTACCTGATTCGTGAATACGCTAAAAACGTAGAGGGCTTTACGGCCACGGCGTCGGGCAAAAAAGTGAACAGCGACAAAGTTCGCAAAAACACCTGGCGGGTCTACGCCGAAGATAATGACCTTACGATCCGGTATCGGGTCTATGCCAACGAACTCACCGTACGAACGAGCTTCGTCGACATCGACCACGGCTACGTAACCCCGGCGGGTGTATTTATGTACATCGATGCGCTGAAAGCCATTCCGCATCGTGTGGTGGTGCAGCCTTACAAAGCCTGGAAAAATGTGGCGACCGGTCTGAAGCCCGTTGCCGGTGCCAATTACACGTACGAAGCCGCCAATTTCGATATTCTCGTCGACTCACCCATTGAGATCGGTAACCACAAGACGTTCACGTTTACGGCCACGAACGTACCGCATACCGTTGCCATGTTCGGTGATGCCGACTACAACGAGCAGCGTCTGGCTGCCGACTACAAGCGGGTATGTGAAGCGGCTGCTACGGTTGTGGGGGAGCATCCCTGTACCGACTACACGTTCATTGTGCACCATATTCCACCGGGCGGTGGTGGGCTGGAGCACCTGAACTCGACCACCCTGGAGACCAACCGCTATGCCTACAGCACCGAAGCCAATTACAAGGGATTCCTGACCCTGGTGGCGCATGAATACTTCCACCTCTGGAACGTAAAGCGGATTCGGCCCATCGCCCTCGGGCCGTTCGATTACGAGAACGAGAACTACACGCACATGCTCTGGCTGTCGGAAGGCTGCACGTCATTTTACGAAGATAATATCCTGCGCCGGGCAGGGTTTCACACGCCGGAAGCCTATCTCGGAATCGTGGCGAACGATATCACCCAGATTGAGAACCAGCCCGGCAACCGGGTACAGTCGGCAACTGAGTCGAGCTGGGACGCATGGATCAAAGGGTACCGCCCCAACGAAAACTCGTCCAACACGACCATATCCTATTATAGTAAAGGGAGCGTGCTGGGTTCACTGCTGAACCTGGCTATCCTGGCGGGCAGCAACGGCGAACGGAGCATGGACGACCTGATGCGGTACCTGTACGCCGAGTACTATAAAAAGCAGCAGCGCGGCTTCACCGACGATGAGTTCCGGCGCGCAGCCGAGCAGATTGCCGGCCGCAAACTCGATGATTTCTTTACCATAGCCCTCAACACCGCTGACCCCATCAACTACAACGCCTACTTTGAACCGGTGGGCCTGCAACTGGTCAACGTAGCGGGCAAATCGCAGGACGGCTACCTGGGCGCAGCTACGACGGTCATGAATGGTAAATCGACCGTTACGAGCGTACGGCGTGGCTCGGCGGCATATACCGACGGTTTGAACGTGGGCGACGAAATTATTTCGGTCAATGGCTTTCGGGTGGGTGATGATCTGCTGCGGTTTGTGAGTGGCCGACGCGTGGGCGAGACCATTCAACTGGTTGTCAACCGGTCGGGTCAACTACGGGAACTGCCCATCAAGCTAACCCAGAATCCGCTGGTCAGCTACCGGCTTGAGCCACTGCCCAACCAGACGGCGGCACAGAAGGCACTCTATACCAAATGGCTGTTCATCAAATAA
- a CDS encoding cold-shock protein, translated as MESFSKKEKEKLRQKKRKDKQEKREDRKATAQKGQPLDQMLAYVDEYGNISSTPPDPRRKQHINEEDIQIGVAKQSDEAPQEVIRQGVVTFFNASKGYGFIRDLQSQASIFVHINALAEPINETDKVTFSTTMTPKGPNAVDVKKVV; from the coding sequence ATGGAATCGTTCAGTAAGAAGGAAAAAGAAAAATTAAGACAGAAAAAGAGAAAAGATAAACAGGAGAAGCGGGAAGATCGGAAAGCGACGGCTCAGAAAGGTCAGCCGCTCGATCAGATGTTGGCTTATGTTGATGAGTATGGTAACATTTCCTCCACCCCCCCTGATCCCCGCCGGAAGCAACACATCAACGAGGAAGACATCCAGATTGGCGTTGCCAAACAGAGCGATGAAGCTCCCCAGGAAGTAATTCGCCAGGGCGTCGTTACCTTCTTTAACGCGTCGAAGGGGTACGGCTTCATCAGAGACCTACAGAGCCAGGCCAGCATATTCGTGCACATCAACGCACTGGCCGAGCCCATCAACGAAACCGATAAAGTTACGTTTTCTACGACAATGACCCCAAAGGGTCCCAACGCTGTCGACGTAAAGAAAGTAGTATAA
- a CDS encoding glycosyl hydrolase, with protein MYVSRFIHCLIVVGYLLSATVLAQPSSRPVPRPSKTLNTAKPWTFWWWMGSAVTEVELTRQLEQLAHAGLGGVHIIPIYGVKGYENQSIPFLSKRWLAVFAHTVREANRLGLGVDVTNGTGWPFGGPTVTPDMAAHKWQLVDGQLTMALTKQQVKRSSPGSGGPTLDYFDGKATEQYLRWFDSTLVTLPERPRAVYNDSYELYGANWTRDFSVEFRKRRGYALESQLRAFLDSSQTETSIRVRQDYHETLADLLADGFTRTWTGWATKQGYATRNQAHGSPGNLLDLYALADIPETESFGSSRFAIPGLRVDEGYEVDNFGTPNPLAMKFASSAANLMGKRLVSSETGTWLANHFNVSLAQLKPQMDELFTAGINHIFYHGTTYSPTTESWPGWLFYASTNYGPTSHFWNELPALNHYIERCQTRLQASKPDNDVLVYFPIHDLWATKAKSAGGVHQLEVHHVDRWLLQLPFGKLCETLLKRGYSFDYVSDKQLNQVSVKAGQVTAAGGRYRLVLVPACLYMPEATLRRLRDLAKQGATVVFEQGLPRQSAGYTDHDRRDASVRAMGRELKQLKTVRVAADVVQTLQALNIPAEQLAAKGLSFIRKRRNDKPLYFISNLADSFESGWVSLSAGGTRWYRFDPLSDQTSLVPIRKTAAGRTEVWLRLLPGQSCFLTTEAPAPPIAHQPAASQPQVVVNELPGPWTLAFQTGKPAGLPAPTLDRLASWTTLSDSAGYFSGKARYETTFSVLTPPKETDTYRLSLGDVRETARVWVNGQEVGLAWSLPFELTIPATALRQGANILVVEVTNLSANYMRLRDGLQPNWKKFYDINIVDIRYKPFDATKWKPVPSGLLGPVRLIRE; from the coding sequence ATGTACGTTTCCCGTTTTATTCACTGCCTTATCGTCGTAGGTTACCTGCTTAGTGCTACGGTATTAGCTCAACCCAGTTCCCGGCCCGTACCCCGTCCGTCAAAAACCCTGAATACCGCTAAGCCCTGGACATTCTGGTGGTGGATGGGCAGTGCCGTTACAGAAGTCGAATTAACCCGCCAATTGGAGCAGCTGGCACACGCGGGGCTGGGGGGCGTTCACATCATTCCCATTTATGGCGTTAAAGGCTACGAGAACCAGTCGATCCCGTTCCTGAGCAAGCGGTGGCTGGCTGTTTTTGCCCATACCGTTCGGGAGGCAAACCGGCTGGGGCTGGGGGTCGACGTAACGAATGGTACGGGCTGGCCATTTGGGGGGCCTACCGTCACGCCCGACATGGCCGCGCACAAGTGGCAGCTGGTGGATGGGCAGTTGACTATGGCGCTGACCAAGCAGCAGGTGAAACGATCATCGCCGGGTAGTGGCGGGCCCACGCTCGACTATTTCGACGGTAAAGCTACGGAACAATACCTGCGCTGGTTCGACTCCACATTGGTTACCCTGCCCGAACGGCCCCGGGCGGTCTACAATGATTCGTATGAATTGTACGGTGCCAACTGGACCCGCGATTTTTCGGTCGAGTTCAGAAAACGTCGGGGCTATGCGCTGGAAAGCCAGCTGCGGGCGTTCCTGGACTCGAGCCAGACCGAAACCAGCATCCGGGTGCGGCAGGATTACCACGAAACGCTCGCCGACCTGCTGGCCGATGGCTTTACGCGAACCTGGACGGGATGGGCGACAAAACAGGGATACGCTACCCGTAACCAGGCCCATGGATCGCCCGGCAATCTGCTGGATCTGTATGCGCTGGCCGATATTCCGGAAACCGAGTCGTTCGGCAGCAGCCGGTTTGCCATTCCCGGTCTGCGGGTCGACGAAGGGTATGAGGTCGATAACTTTGGAACCCCGAACCCACTGGCGATGAAGTTTGCTTCGTCGGCGGCAAACCTGATGGGTAAACGGCTGGTCAGCTCCGAGACAGGTACCTGGCTGGCGAATCACTTCAACGTATCGCTCGCCCAGTTAAAACCGCAAATGGATGAGTTGTTCACGGCAGGCATCAACCATATTTTTTACCACGGCACGACCTATTCGCCTACTACCGAGAGTTGGCCCGGCTGGCTGTTCTACGCATCGACAAACTACGGTCCCACCTCGCACTTCTGGAATGAACTACCGGCTCTGAACCATTATATCGAACGCTGCCAGACTCGCTTGCAGGCAAGCAAACCCGATAACGATGTGCTGGTTTATTTTCCAATCCATGACCTGTGGGCTACAAAAGCAAAGTCGGCGGGCGGGGTGCACCAACTGGAAGTTCACCACGTTGACCGGTGGCTGCTGCAACTGCCGTTCGGGAAGCTGTGCGAAACCCTGCTGAAGCGGGGCTACTCATTCGACTACGTATCGGATAAGCAACTGAACCAGGTTTCGGTGAAAGCGGGTCAGGTAACCGCTGCGGGTGGCCGCTACCGCCTTGTTCTCGTACCGGCCTGCCTGTACATGCCGGAGGCTACACTTCGGCGGCTTCGGGACCTGGCCAAACAGGGGGCAACTGTTGTTTTTGAACAGGGGCTACCCCGGCAATCGGCGGGGTATACCGACCATGACCGGCGGGATGCTTCGGTGCGGGCAATGGGCCGGGAGTTGAAGCAGTTGAAAACAGTTCGGGTTGCGGCCGATGTGGTGCAAACGTTGCAGGCGCTGAACATACCCGCCGAACAACTCGCGGCAAAAGGACTATCGTTCATTCGAAAACGACGGAATGACAAGCCTCTCTATTTTATCTCGAATCTGGCCGACTCGTTCGAGTCCGGCTGGGTTTCGTTATCTGCCGGAGGTACCCGCTGGTACCGCTTCGATCCGCTTTCTGACCAGACGAGTTTGGTACCGATTCGCAAAACGGCCGCGGGCAGGACGGAAGTCTGGTTACGGTTGCTACCCGGTCAGTCCTGCTTTCTGACAACGGAAGCACCCGCCCCACCCATCGCACACCAGCCAGCGGCTTCCCAACCGCAGGTGGTTGTCAATGAACTGCCGGGACCCTGGACGCTGGCTTTCCAAACGGGGAAACCCGCTGGTCTGCCAGCCCCTACGCTCGACCGGCTGGCCAGTTGGACGACCCTGTCTGATTCAGCCGGTTATTTCTCGGGAAAGGCCCGTTACGAGACAACCTTTTCGGTATTGACTCCTCCGAAAGAGACCGATACGTACCGGCTTTCGCTGGGCGATGTGCGGGAAACCGCCCGTGTCTGGGTAAACGGGCAGGAGGTAGGGCTAGCCTGGTCTTTACCGTTTGAACTGACGATACCCGCAACAGCGCTCCGTCAGGGAGCGAACATACTGGTCGTTGAGGTAACGAATCTTTCTGCCAACTACATGCGCCTGCGGGATGGGCTGCAACCGAACTGGAAGAAGTTTTACGACATCAACATTGTCGACATAAGGTATAAACCTTTCGATGCGACAAAATGGAAGCCTGTACCGTCGGGGCTTTTGGGGCCGGTTCGACTGATTCGGGAATAG